One genomic segment of Mycolicibacterium psychrotolerans includes these proteins:
- the hsaA gene encoding 3-hydroxy-9,10-secoandrosta-1,3,5(10)-triene-9,17-dione monooxygenase oxygenase subunit, with translation MTSIEQRDVQSVLAGIDDLLPRIAKRAPAAEELRRLPDETVAELDEVGFFKLLQPEQWGGLQCDPTVFYEAVRRIASACGSTGWVSSIIGVHNWHLALFDQQAQVDVWGDDPTVRVSSSYAPMGAGTVVDGGYLVSGAWQWSSGCDHATWAFLGGPVIKDGRPVDFGSFLIPRDDYRIDDVWNVVGLKATGSNTVVVKDVFVPRHRFLSYKAMNDGTAGGYQTNTAPVYKMPWGTMHPTTISAPIMGMAYGAYDAHVEHQGKRVRAAFAGEKSKEDPFAKIRIAEAASDIDAGWRQLIGNVGEEYQLLHAGQEIPFSLRARARRDQVRATARAIASIDLLFEASGATALNLDQPVQRFWRDAHAGRVHAANEPERAYLIFGNDAFGLPPQDTMV, from the coding sequence GTGACGTCCATTGAACAGCGCGACGTGCAGTCGGTTCTAGCCGGCATCGACGATCTGCTGCCGCGGATCGCCAAACGCGCTCCAGCCGCCGAGGAACTGCGGCGCCTTCCCGATGAGACCGTGGCCGAACTCGACGAGGTCGGCTTCTTCAAGCTTCTGCAGCCCGAGCAGTGGGGCGGCCTGCAGTGCGATCCGACGGTTTTCTACGAGGCCGTCCGGCGCATCGCCAGCGCCTGCGGGTCCACCGGATGGGTCTCCTCGATCATCGGCGTGCACAACTGGCACCTCGCGCTGTTCGACCAGCAGGCCCAGGTGGACGTGTGGGGCGACGATCCCACCGTCCGGGTGTCGTCGTCCTACGCGCCGATGGGCGCGGGCACGGTCGTCGACGGCGGCTACCTGGTCAGCGGCGCCTGGCAGTGGTCGTCGGGATGTGACCACGCCACGTGGGCGTTCCTCGGCGGCCCGGTGATCAAGGACGGCCGGCCGGTCGACTTCGGCAGCTTCCTGATCCCGCGGGACGACTACCGCATCGACGACGTGTGGAATGTGGTGGGGCTCAAGGCCACCGGCAGCAATACCGTGGTGGTCAAGGACGTGTTCGTCCCGCGGCACCGGTTCCTGTCCTACAAGGCGATGAACGACGGCACCGCGGGCGGCTACCAGACCAACACCGCGCCGGTCTACAAGATGCCCTGGGGCACCATGCATCCGACGACCATCAGCGCGCCGATCATGGGCATGGCCTACGGCGCCTACGACGCGCACGTCGAGCATCAGGGCAAGCGCGTGCGTGCGGCGTTCGCCGGTGAGAAGTCCAAGGAGGATCCATTCGCCAAGATCCGGATCGCCGAGGCCGCCAGTGACATCGACGCCGGTTGGCGTCAGCTGATCGGCAACGTCGGCGAGGAGTACCAGCTGCTGCACGCCGGCCAGGAGATCCCGTTCTCCCTGCGCGCCCGTGCCCGCCGCGACCAGGTGCGTGCCACCGCGCGTGCGATCGCGTCGATCGACCTGTTGTTCGAGGCGTCGGGTGCGACCGCGCTCAACCTCGACCAGCCGGTGCAGCGGTTCTGGCGTGATGCGCACGCCGGCCGGGTGCACGCGGCCAACGAGCCCGAGCGCGCCTACCTGATCTTCGGCAACGACGCGTTCGGCCTCCCGCCCCAGGACACGATGGTCTAG
- the hsaC gene encoding iron-dependent extradiol dioxygenase HsaC gives MTIRSLGYLRIESTDVGAWREYGLKVLGMVEGSGATDGGLYLRMDEFPARLVIVPGERDRLLVSGWETANAAGLQEIRQRLDVHGTPYKEATATELADRRVDEMIVFDDPSGNTLEVFHGVALEHRRVVSPYGHKFVTEEQGLGHVVLTTRDDVETLHFYRDVLGFSLRDSMKLPPQLVGRPADGAPAWLRFLGVNPRHHSLAFMPGETPSGIVHLMVEVENADDVGLCLDRALRRKVKMSATLGRHVNDKMLSFYMKTPGGFDIEFGCEGLEVDDHSWVARESTAVSLWGHDFSVGFK, from the coding sequence GTGACGATCCGTTCACTGGGTTACCTGCGCATCGAGAGCACCGACGTCGGGGCGTGGCGCGAGTACGGACTCAAGGTGCTCGGCATGGTGGAGGGATCCGGCGCAACCGACGGCGGGCTGTATCTGCGCATGGACGAGTTCCCGGCCCGGCTCGTGATCGTCCCCGGTGAGCGGGACCGGCTGCTGGTGTCGGGCTGGGAGACGGCCAACGCGGCAGGGCTGCAGGAGATCCGGCAGCGCCTCGACGTGCACGGCACGCCGTACAAGGAGGCCACCGCCACCGAGCTGGCCGATCGGCGCGTCGACGAGATGATCGTGTTCGACGACCCGTCGGGCAACACCCTCGAGGTGTTCCACGGTGTGGCACTGGAGCATCGCCGCGTCGTCAGTCCCTACGGCCACAAGTTCGTCACCGAGGAGCAGGGGCTCGGCCACGTCGTGCTCACCACCCGCGACGACGTCGAGACGCTGCACTTCTACCGCGACGTGCTCGGGTTCAGCCTGCGGGACTCGATGAAGTTGCCGCCGCAGCTGGTGGGCCGCCCGGCCGACGGTGCGCCGGCCTGGCTGCGCTTCCTCGGGGTGAATCCCCGCCACCACAGCCTGGCGTTCATGCCGGGCGAAACACCCAGCGGCATCGTGCATCTGATGGTCGAGGTGGAGAACGCCGACGACGTCGGGCTGTGCCTGGACCGTGCGCTGCGCCGCAAGGTCAAGATGTCGGCGACGCTGGGCCGGCACGTCAACGACAAGATGCTCTCTTTCTACATGAAGACGCCCGGCGGTTTCGACATCGAATTCGGTTGTGAGGGGCTCGAAGTCGACGACCACAGCTGGGTCGCCCGGGAAAGCACCGCGGTGTCGCTGTGGGGTCACGACTTCAGCGTGGGTTTCAAGTAG
- a CDS encoding acetoacetate--CoA ligase encodes MERPLTATTDVPQWVPTEDDVSGARVTDFARFAERRTGGSYPDYRALWQWSVDDIEGFWSTLWDYFDLGERGSTVLASPEMPGARWFPGATCNYVDQVVRNARTDRPAIIAVTENGPDREVSWDELLGRAAAFADKLRAGGVEPGDRVVGYLPNIAEAVIAFLATASIGAVWSACGQDYSAKAALDRLGQLEPKVLVAADGYQFAGKYRDKRDDVAALRDGLPSVVATFSLADLTEVASHGIDSVAVPFDHPLWILFSSGTTGLPKGIMHGHGGVVVEHLKAVALQSDMGRDDTFFWHTSPSWMMWNFQIAGLLVGATIVCYDGSPNAPEPDALWGIAARVGATVLGTSPGYVLGCMKADARPAGAHDLSALRSVGITGSSLPAASSLWLADNVGVQVASISGGTDVVSAFIGGVRTVPVWPGELSAPFLGVALDAWDESGKPVRGEVGELVITRPMPSMPVAFWNDPDQSRYREAYFETYPGVWRHGDWITITDHGSVIVHGRSDSTLNRHGIRMGSADIYQAVESLPEIVEALVIGAEQPDGGYWMPLFVVLGDGVDLDDTLRDRINGVIRTEVSPRHVPDEIIVAPGVPHTRTGKKLEVPIKKLFQGGDAAKVVERSAVDDPALLDWYVTQRRT; translated from the coding sequence ATGGAGCGCCCGTTGACGGCGACGACCGACGTCCCGCAGTGGGTTCCCACCGAGGACGACGTCAGCGGCGCGCGGGTCACCGACTTCGCGCGGTTCGCCGAGCGACGGACCGGTGGCAGCTATCCGGACTACCGTGCGCTGTGGCAGTGGTCGGTCGACGACATCGAGGGTTTCTGGTCGACGCTGTGGGACTACTTCGACCTCGGTGAGCGCGGCTCGACGGTGCTGGCGAGCCCCGAGATGCCCGGTGCGCGTTGGTTTCCCGGCGCGACGTGCAACTACGTCGACCAGGTCGTCCGCAACGCGCGCACTGACCGGCCGGCGATCATCGCGGTCACCGAGAACGGCCCCGACCGCGAGGTGTCCTGGGACGAGCTGCTGGGCCGCGCTGCCGCGTTCGCGGACAAGCTGCGGGCGGGCGGGGTCGAGCCGGGCGATCGCGTGGTCGGCTACCTGCCCAACATCGCCGAGGCGGTGATCGCGTTCCTCGCGACGGCGAGTATCGGTGCGGTGTGGAGCGCATGCGGTCAGGACTATTCGGCGAAGGCCGCGCTGGACCGTCTCGGTCAGCTCGAGCCCAAGGTGCTCGTCGCCGCCGACGGTTATCAGTTCGCCGGCAAGTACCGGGACAAGCGCGACGACGTCGCTGCGCTGCGCGACGGACTGCCGAGCGTGGTGGCCACGTTCTCGCTCGCCGATCTGACCGAGGTCGCGTCGCACGGTATCGACAGCGTGGCCGTGCCGTTCGATCACCCGCTGTGGATCCTGTTCTCGTCCGGCACCACCGGATTGCCGAAGGGCATCATGCACGGCCACGGCGGTGTCGTGGTCGAGCATCTCAAAGCCGTTGCGCTGCAGTCGGACATGGGCCGCGACGACACCTTTTTCTGGCACACCAGTCCCAGTTGGATGATGTGGAACTTCCAGATCGCCGGGTTGCTCGTCGGCGCGACGATCGTCTGCTACGACGGCAGTCCCAATGCGCCGGAACCCGATGCGCTGTGGGGGATCGCGGCCAGGGTGGGCGCGACCGTGCTGGGAACCAGCCCCGGTTATGTGCTCGGCTGTATGAAGGCCGACGCGCGTCCGGCCGGCGCCCACGATCTGTCGGCGCTGCGCAGCGTCGGCATCACCGGATCGTCGCTTCCCGCAGCGTCGTCGCTGTGGCTGGCGGACAACGTGGGTGTGCAGGTGGCGTCGATCAGCGGCGGTACCGATGTGGTCTCGGCGTTCATCGGCGGCGTTCGCACCGTTCCGGTGTGGCCCGGCGAGCTGTCGGCGCCGTTCCTCGGGGTGGCACTGGATGCCTGGGACGAATCGGGCAAGCCGGTGCGGGGTGAGGTCGGTGAACTCGTGATCACCAGGCCGATGCCCTCGATGCCGGTCGCCTTCTGGAATGACCCCGACCAAAGTCGTTATCGCGAAGCCTATTTCGAGACCTATCCTGGCGTGTGGCGGCACGGCGACTGGATCACGATCACCGACCACGGCAGCGTGATCGTGCACGGCCGCTCGGACTCCACCCTGAACCGGCACGGCATCCGCATGGGCAGTGCCGACATCTATCAGGCGGTGGAGAGCCTGCCCGAGATCGTCGAGGCGCTGGTGATCGGCGCCGAGCAACCCGACGGCGGGTACTGGATGCCGCTGTTCGTGGTGCTCGGCGACGGCGTCGACCTCGACGACACCCTGCGCGACCGCATCAATGGCGTGATCCGCACCGAGGTCTCGCCGCGGCACGTGCCCGACGAGATCATCGTCGCCCCGGGCGTTCCGCATACCCGCACCGGCAAGAAGCTCGAGGTGCCGATCAAGAAGCTGTTCCAGGGCGGTGACGCCGCCAAGGTCGTCGAACGCAGCGCCGTCGACGATCCCGCACTGCTCGACTGGTACGTCACGCAGCGTCGAACCTGA
- a CDS encoding MFS transporter has protein sequence MSTQHDSGPAGSGSVTTGLKRVVAASMAGTVVEWYEFFLYATAATLVFNKVFFAEGTSEASGLIAALLTYAVGFVARPLGGVVFGHFGDKHGRKKLLQFAILLVGVVTFLMGCLPTYAQIGVWAPILLVLLRFLQGFAVGGEWGGAVLLVAEHSPSKDRAFWASWPQAAVPVGNMLATVVLLVLTGTLSDEAFLSWGWRVAFWLSAVVVLIGYYIRTKVTDAPIFVEAQQEVERVKAVSYGVVEVLKRYPRGVFTAMGLRFAENIMYYLVVTFSIVYLKTHVGADTSDILWWLLAAHAVHFVVIPQVGRLSDRFGRRPVYITGAILAATWGFFAFPMMNTGNYLMIMAAIILGLMIHSLMYAPQPAIMAEMFPTRMRYSGVSLGYQVTSIFAGSLAPAIATWLLGDFGTWVPIALYLAGAAVITLIAAWFTRETNGLDLGALDEADREQLAKAGIA, from the coding sequence ATGAGCACGCAACACGACTCGGGACCTGCGGGGTCGGGGTCGGTCACGACCGGACTCAAGCGCGTCGTCGCCGCGTCGATGGCGGGCACCGTCGTGGAGTGGTACGAGTTCTTTCTCTACGCCACCGCGGCCACGCTGGTCTTCAACAAGGTGTTCTTCGCCGAGGGCACCAGCGAGGCCAGCGGGCTGATCGCGGCGCTGCTGACCTACGCCGTCGGCTTCGTCGCCCGTCCGCTGGGCGGCGTGGTGTTCGGCCACTTCGGAGACAAGCACGGCCGCAAGAAGCTGCTGCAGTTCGCGATCCTGCTCGTCGGCGTCGTGACGTTCCTGATGGGCTGCCTGCCCACCTACGCGCAGATCGGCGTCTGGGCGCCGATCCTGCTGGTCCTGCTGCGCTTCCTGCAGGGGTTCGCCGTCGGCGGGGAATGGGGCGGTGCGGTGCTGCTCGTCGCCGAGCACAGTCCCAGCAAGGACCGTGCGTTCTGGGCCAGTTGGCCGCAGGCCGCGGTGCCCGTCGGCAACATGCTGGCCACCGTGGTGCTGCTGGTGCTCACCGGCACGCTGTCCGACGAGGCGTTCCTGTCGTGGGGTTGGCGGGTCGCGTTCTGGCTGTCGGCAGTCGTGGTGCTGATCGGGTACTACATCCGCACCAAGGTCACCGATGCGCCGATCTTCGTGGAGGCCCAGCAGGAAGTCGAGCGCGTCAAGGCGGTGTCCTACGGCGTGGTCGAGGTGCTGAAGCGTTATCCCCGTGGAGTTTTCACGGCGATGGGACTGCGATTCGCGGAGAACATCATGTACTACCTCGTCGTCACGTTCTCGATCGTCTACCTCAAGACCCACGTCGGCGCCGACACCAGCGACATCCTGTGGTGGCTGCTGGCCGCACACGCCGTGCACTTCGTGGTCATCCCGCAGGTCGGACGGCTCTCGGACCGCTTCGGGCGTCGCCCGGTCTACATCACCGGCGCGATCCTGGCAGCCACCTGGGGCTTCTTCGCCTTCCCGATGATGAACACCGGCAACTACCTGATGATCATGGCCGCGATCATCCTCGGCCTGATGATCCACTCGCTGATGTACGCCCCGCAGCCGGCGATCATGGCCGAGATGTTCCCCACCCGGATGCGCTACTCGGGTGTCTCGCTCGGCTACCAGGTGACCTCGATCTTCGCCGGGTCGCTCGCGCCGGCGATCGCCACCTGGCTGCTCGGAGATTTCGGCACCTGGGTGCCGATCGCGCTGTACCTGGCCGGGGCCGCCGTCATCACGCTGATCGCCGCCTGGTTCACCCGTGAGACCAACGGCCTGGACCTCGGAGCGCTCGACGAGGCCGACCGCGAACAGCTCGCCAAGGCGGGCATCGCATGA
- a CDS encoding alpha/beta fold hydrolase, whose protein sequence is MPFLEHSRGRAYYRHWAAPDPRAAVVFLHGFGEHSGLYHRYGFALNAAGIDLWAVDQFGHGLTVGDRGDFGTIEDSSALADALTELALREHPGLPVIAQGHSYGAVVTLFRALADGDRYPGAVISGAPLVPVRELLDGNTSLDLDPEWLSSDPFYLDSIVNDPLAFVGADSRALTRELDRAWDRFGADLPTLTVPTLAVHGTNDPIAPVGAVRAYAETVAPLELVEFDGARHDILNETVHRDVSARIAAFIHRVVPTVDE, encoded by the coding sequence ATGCCTTTCCTCGAGCATTCCCGCGGACGCGCGTATTACCGGCACTGGGCCGCGCCCGACCCGCGCGCCGCGGTCGTGTTCCTGCACGGATTCGGCGAGCACTCCGGGCTCTACCACCGGTACGGCTTCGCGCTGAACGCGGCGGGGATCGACCTGTGGGCCGTCGACCAGTTCGGCCACGGCCTCACCGTCGGTGATCGCGGGGACTTCGGCACCATCGAGGACAGCTCGGCGCTGGCCGACGCGCTGACCGAACTGGCCCTGCGGGAGCACCCCGGGCTTCCGGTGATCGCGCAGGGCCACTCGTACGGCGCCGTCGTGACGCTGTTCCGTGCGCTCGCCGACGGCGACCGGTATCCCGGCGCGGTCATCTCCGGCGCCCCGCTGGTTCCGGTGCGCGAACTACTCGACGGCAACACGTCGCTCGATCTGGATCCGGAGTGGCTCTCGTCCGACCCCTTCTATCTCGACTCGATCGTCAACGACCCACTCGCGTTCGTCGGTGCCGACAGCCGCGCCCTGACCCGCGAGCTGGACCGGGCCTGGGACCGCTTCGGCGCCGACCTTCCGACGCTGACCGTGCCGACCCTGGCCGTCCACGGCACGAATGACCCGATCGCCCCTGTCGGCGCCGTGCGCGCCTACGCCGAGACCGTCGCGCCGCTTGAACTCGTCGAGTTCGACGGCGCCCGCCACGACATCCTCAACGAGACAGTGCACCGCGACGTCAGCGCCAGGATCGCGGCGTTCATCCACAGGGTTGTCCCCACTGTGGATGAATGA
- a CDS encoding 3-hydroxybutyrate dehydrogenase has protein sequence MTELEGRTALVTGGASGIGAACARELAARGVAVTVADIDDVGAKALAQEIGGTAWALDLSDVTALEDLRLDVDILVNNAGIQSINAIAEFPPEKFRTMLALMVEAPFLLIRAALPHMYREGYGRVINISSIHGLRASPFKVAYVTAKHALEGLSKVTALEGGPHGVTSNCVNPGYVRTPLVTKQIADQARTHNIAEDQVITDILLKESAVKRLVEPEEVGALVGWLATPSAGMVSGASYTMDGGWSAR, from the coding sequence ATGACCGAACTCGAGGGCCGGACCGCCCTGGTGACGGGCGGGGCGAGCGGCATCGGCGCCGCCTGCGCACGGGAACTCGCGGCGCGCGGCGTCGCCGTCACCGTCGCCGACATCGACGACGTCGGCGCCAAGGCGCTCGCCCAGGAGATCGGCGGCACGGCGTGGGCCCTCGACCTGTCGGACGTCACAGCGCTGGAGGATCTGCGGCTCGACGTCGACATCCTGGTAAACAACGCCGGTATCCAGAGCATCAACGCGATCGCCGAGTTCCCGCCGGAGAAGTTCCGCACCATGCTGGCGCTGATGGTGGAGGCGCCGTTCCTGTTGATCCGGGCCGCGTTGCCGCACATGTACCGCGAGGGCTACGGGCGCGTCATCAACATCTCGTCGATCCACGGGCTGCGGGCCTCTCCGTTCAAGGTGGCCTACGTGACCGCCAAGCATGCGCTCGAGGGTCTGTCCAAGGTGACGGCGCTCGAGGGCGGCCCGCACGGCGTGACGAGCAACTGCGTCAACCCCGGCTATGTGCGCACCCCGTTGGTGACCAAGCAGATCGCCGATCAGGCCCGAACGCATAACATCGCCGAGGATCAGGTCATCACCGACATCCTCCTCAAGGAGAGTGCGGTGAAGCGGCTCGTGGAACCCGAGGAGGTGGGCGCGTTGGTGGGATGGCTGGCAACGCCGTCGGCAGGGATGGTGTCGGGAGCGTCGTACACGATGGACGGTGGATGGAGCGCCCGTTGA
- the hsaB gene encoding 3-hydroxy-9,10-secoandrosta-1,3,5(10)-triene-9,17-dione monooxygenase reductase subunit — translation MSGAPIDPRTFRNVLGQFCTGITVITTMSESATGADPVGFACQSFAALSLEPPLVLFCPTKVSRSWQAIEASGRFCVNILHENQKDVSARFGSREPDKFAGIEWSLSKLGSPIIGGTLAHIDCTVASVHDGGDHFVVFGAVHSLSDVPKKKPRPLLFYQGQYTGIEPDKTTPADWRNDLEAFLTATTDDTWL, via the coding sequence GTGTCGGGCGCACCCATCGACCCGCGCACATTCCGCAATGTGCTGGGACAGTTCTGTACGGGCATCACCGTGATCACCACGATGTCTGAAAGTGCCACGGGCGCCGACCCCGTCGGCTTCGCCTGCCAGTCGTTCGCCGCGCTGTCGCTGGAGCCGCCGCTGGTGCTGTTCTGCCCGACCAAGGTCAGCCGCTCCTGGCAGGCGATCGAGGCCAGCGGCCGGTTCTGCGTGAACATCCTGCACGAGAACCAGAAGGACGTCTCGGCGCGCTTCGGCTCCCGCGAGCCGGACAAGTTCGCCGGCATCGAGTGGTCGCTGTCGAAACTGGGGTCGCCGATCATCGGCGGCACGCTGGCCCACATCGACTGCACGGTGGCCTCGGTGCACGACGGCGGCGATCACTTCGTGGTGTTCGGCGCGGTGCATTCGCTGTCCGACGTTCCGAAGAAGAAGCCGCGACCGCTGCTGTTCTACCAGGGGCAGTACACCGGCATCGAGCCGGACAAGACGACTCCGGCCGACTGGCGCAACGATCTCGAGGCGTTCCTGACCGCCACCACCGACGACACCTGGCTCTAG
- a CDS encoding TetR/AcrR family transcriptional regulator yields the protein MAPPVRTSRELWIDTGLDLLATEGPGAVRVEVLAQRLGVTRGGFYRQFGGRAELVDAMLDAWEHRSIDDVRRRVEAEGGDAAGKARKAGMLTFAPDLLPIDLAVREWARRDAAVAARLRRVDNRRMDYLRELISTMSGDAGDVEARAMLAFSLVIGDHLIAADRFVGGRARVLRDATRLILG from the coding sequence GTGGCGCCACCAGTACGAACATCGCGAGAGCTCTGGATCGACACCGGCCTGGATCTGTTGGCCACCGAGGGGCCCGGCGCCGTGCGCGTCGAGGTGCTCGCGCAACGTCTCGGCGTGACGCGCGGCGGCTTCTACCGGCAGTTCGGCGGTCGCGCGGAACTGGTCGACGCGATGCTGGATGCCTGGGAGCACCGCAGCATCGACGACGTGCGCCGCCGCGTCGAGGCCGAGGGTGGTGATGCGGCCGGCAAGGCGCGCAAGGCCGGAATGCTGACCTTCGCCCCGGACCTGTTGCCGATCGATCTCGCCGTGCGGGAGTGGGCCCGGCGGGATGCCGCCGTCGCGGCCCGGCTGCGCCGGGTCGACAACCGCAGGATGGACTATCTACGGGAACTGATCTCGACCATGTCCGGCGACGCCGGGGACGTCGAGGCGCGCGCGATGCTGGCGTTCTCGCTGGTGATCGGGGACCACCTGATCGCCGCCGACCGGTTCGTCGGCGGACGGGCCCGGGTGCTGCGCGATGCCACGCGGCTGATCCTGGGCTGA
- a CDS encoding LysR family transcriptional regulator — translation MTSANRRPSADDLLVLLAVGRTGRYTTAAEELGLNHTTISRRIAALEQAMGGRVLARVAGGWELTDLGRDALAAAEAVESAVRSLTVDAGGSRTLEGVVRISATDGFSAYIAAPAAAAVQRRHPKVAVEIVAATRRASQQRSGLDVEVVVGEPTVHRATAMRLGDYCLGLYGSRDYLAEHGPPANVADLQRFPLVYFIDSMLQVDDLDLAASFAPAMRESVTSTNVFVHVEATRAAAGLGLLPCFMADRHDDLVRVLADTVSIRLAYWLVTRPETLRRPEVAAVVDAIVARMNDQRDVLLGARLA, via the coding sequence ATGACGAGCGCGAACCGGCGGCCCAGCGCGGACGACCTCCTGGTGCTCCTCGCCGTCGGCCGGACCGGCCGGTACACCACCGCGGCCGAGGAACTCGGGCTCAACCACACCACCATCAGCCGTCGCATCGCCGCACTCGAGCAGGCGATGGGCGGCCGGGTACTGGCCCGGGTGGCAGGCGGCTGGGAACTGACCGATCTCGGTCGCGACGCGCTGGCCGCCGCCGAAGCCGTCGAATCGGCGGTGCGCTCGCTGACGGTCGACGCCGGCGGCAGCCGCACGCTCGAGGGCGTCGTGCGCATCTCGGCGACGGACGGCTTCTCGGCCTACATCGCCGCGCCGGCCGCCGCGGCGGTGCAGCGCAGGCACCCGAAGGTGGCGGTGGAGATCGTGGCCGCCACCCGGCGCGCCAGCCAGCAGCGCTCGGGGCTCGACGTGGAGGTCGTTGTCGGCGAGCCCACGGTGCACCGGGCCACCGCGATGCGCCTGGGCGACTACTGCCTCGGCCTGTACGGCTCGCGCGACTACCTCGCCGAGCACGGGCCCCCCGCGAACGTGGCTGACCTGCAACGCTTTCCACTGGTGTACTTCATCGACTCGATGCTGCAGGTCGACGATCTGGACCTGGCCGCCAGCTTCGCCCCCGCCATGCGCGAATCGGTCACGTCGACCAACGTGTTCGTCCACGTCGAGGCGACCAGGGCAGCGGCGGGCCTCGGACTGCTGCCCTGCTTCATGGCCGACCGGCACGACGATCTGGTGCGCGTGCTGGCCGACACGGTGTCGATCCGGCTCGCCTACTGGTTGGTCACCCGGCCGGAGACGCTGCGCCGGCCGGAGGTGGCCGCCGTCGTCGACGCGATCGTCGCGCGGATGAACGATCAGCGCGACGTCCTGCTCGGCGCGCGGTTAGCGTGA
- the hsaD gene encoding 4,5:9,10-diseco-3-hydroxy-5,9,17-trioxoandrosta-1(10),2-diene-4-oate hydrolase, which produces MTSFAAEAAQQQEITFESTSRYAQVADDMRLHYHEAGDPESPTVVLLHGGGPGASSWSNFSRNIGVLARHFHVLAVDQPGYGHSDKHTEHEQYNRYSATALLGLFDHLGIERAALVGNSLGGGTAVRFALDNPKRAGRLVLMGPGGLSVNLFAPDPTEGVKLLGRFANDPTRENIEKFLRIMVFDQSLITPELVEERFRIASTPESLAATKAMGKSFAGADFELGMMWRDVYKLRQPVLLIWGREDRVNPLDGALVALKQIPRVQLHVFGQCGHWAQLEKFDEFNKLTIDFLGG; this is translated from the coding sequence ATGACCTCGTTCGCCGCGGAAGCTGCTCAGCAGCAGGAGATCACGTTCGAGTCGACCTCACGCTATGCGCAGGTCGCCGACGACATGAGGCTGCACTACCACGAGGCAGGCGACCCCGAGTCGCCCACCGTCGTGCTGCTGCACGGTGGTGGCCCCGGCGCGTCGAGCTGGTCGAACTTCAGCCGCAACATCGGGGTGCTGGCCCGGCATTTCCATGTGCTGGCCGTCGATCAGCCCGGCTACGGGCACTCCGACAAGCACACCGAGCACGAGCAGTACAACCGCTACAGCGCGACCGCGCTGCTCGGTTTGTTCGACCACCTGGGCATCGAACGTGCCGCGCTGGTGGGCAATTCGCTCGGCGGCGGTACCGCGGTGCGCTTCGCGCTCGACAATCCCAAGCGCGCTGGCCGGCTGGTGTTGATGGGCCCGGGCGGGCTGAGCGTGAACCTGTTCGCGCCGGACCCCACCGAGGGCGTCAAGCTGCTGGGCCGCTTCGCCAACGACCCGACCCGCGAGAACATCGAGAAGTTCCTGCGCATCATGGTCTTCGACCAGTCGCTGATCACCCCCGAGCTGGTCGAGGAGCGGTTCCGGATAGCCAGCACCCCGGAGTCGCTGGCAGCCACCAAGGCGATGGGGAAGTCCTTCGCCGGAGCCGACTTCGAGCTCGGCATGATGTGGCGTGACGTCTACAAGCTGCGCCAGCCGGTGCTGTTGATCTGGGGCCGCGAGGACCGCGTGAACCCTCTCGACGGGGCGCTGGTCGCGCTCAAGCAGATCCCGCGGGTGCAGCTGCACGTGTTCGGGCAGTGCGGGCACTGGGCGCAGCTGGAGAAGTTCGACGAATTCAACAAGCTGACCATCGATTTCCTCGGAGGCTGA